One segment of Vulpes lagopus strain Blue_001 chromosome 8, ASM1834538v1, whole genome shotgun sequence DNA contains the following:
- the ZNF683 gene encoding tissue-resident T-cell transcription regulator protein ZNF683 isoform X1: MQSQVKSLMPAGSKGMKWESAPERHCRHKAKPLGSIGSSLSSSLDSQLCQGDQVFSACRPLSDTVDARGSSCASWLCPSPLAPARSALLTCCQGLDLYLCTLQPTPLGTAGQSLRSDVLSTKHQPPGPKAGSIDDEKLKAKYPASRDKRESGQIRAGEGALCSSFSPPSGSSPTPCWNRKSPSPLAVCPCPLPTPISKELPFCLHPISPVYPLLLPPYPCTYGALPSVQCPPLVMLPSGSSYPTMAVPSLLMKVNEPGHPTAQRDIPYPYPGASPASGQIQPSQARNRDPGAARTYSPGPKSTGRVAAARRAPAGSRPGTTALPYLLKKENGKTLYECNVCSKNFGQLSNLKVHLRVHSGERPFQCALCQKSFTQLAHLQKHHLVHTGERPYECLMCHKRFSNSSNLKTHLRLHSGARPFQCSVCPRRFTQHVHLKLHHRLHVARPCGYLSLASLACFARWHQEALDLVALPSERQTGWDSEKVKVSLAPGEK; encoded by the exons ATGCAGAGCCAGGTGAAGAGCCTCATGCCAGCAG GTAGTAAGGGCATGAAGTGGGAATCTGCTCCAGAACGACATTGCCGCCACAAGGCTAAGCCTCTGGGGAGTATAGGGAGCTCTCTGTCCTCCAGCTTGGATTCACAGCTCTGCCAAGGCGACCAG GTCTTCTCAGCTTGCAGGCCACTCTCTGACACAGTGGATGCCCGTGGCTCATCCTGTGCCAGCTGGctgtgcccctcacccctggCACCAGCCAGGTCTGCCTTGCTGACCTGTTGCCAAGGCCTGGACCTATACCTGTGCACCCTACAGCCCACACCATTGGGCACAGCCGGGCAGAGTCTCAGAAGTGATGTCTTGAGCACAA AGCACCAGCCACCAGGGCCGAAGGCCGGCTCCATTGATGATGAGAAACTCAAGGCCAAGTACCCTGCGAGCAGGGACAAGAGGGAAAGCGGGCAGATAAGAGCTGGCGAGGGGGCCCTCTGCTCATCCTTCTCTCCTCCCAGCGGCTCTTCCCCGACCCCCTGCTGGAACAGAAAGAGCCCCAGCCCTTTAGCagtctgcccctgccctctgcccactcccATCTCCAAAGAGCTCCCATTCTGCCTCCACCCCATCTCTCCTGTATATCCACTTCTGCTTCCTCCTTACCCCTGCACCTATGGGGCCCTACCTTCTGTCCAATGTCCCCCCCTCGTCATGCTGCCCTCAGGCTCCTCCTACCCCACCATGGCTGTGCCCAGTTTGCTGATGAAAGTCAATGAACCCGGGCACCCCACTGCCCAGAGGGACATCCCGTATCCTTACCCAGGagcctccccagcctctggccaAATCCAGCCTTCCCAGGCCAGGAATCGAGATCCTGGAGCTGCCAGGACCTACTCCCCAGGGCCAAAGAGCACTGGCAGGGTGGCTGCAGCCAGGCGGGCCCCAGCAGGCTCCCGGCCGGGCACCACAGCGCTGCCTTACCTGCTGAAGAAGGAGAACGGAAAAACCCTGTACGAGTGCAACGTGTGCAGCAAGAACTTCGGGCAGCTTTCCAACCTCAAG GTCCATCTGCGTGTGCACAGTGGGGAGCGCCCATTCCAATGTGCCCTGTGCCAGAAGAGCTTCACTCAGCTCGCCCACCTGCAGAAGCACCACTTGGTGCATACTGGGGAGCGGCCCTATGAGTGCCTG ATGTGCCACAAACGCTTCAGCAACTCCAGCAACCTCAAGACCCACCTGCGCCTGCACTCGGGGGCCCGGCCCTTCCAGTGCAGTGTTTGTCCACGTCGCTTCACCCAGCACGTTCACCTGAAGCTGCATCATCGCCTGCATGTCGCACGGCCTTGTGGCTACCTGTCCCTGGCATCTCTTGCCTGCTTTGCCCGATGGCACCAGGAAGCACTGGATCTTGTGGCACTGCCATCGGAGAGGCAGACGGGTTGGGATTCAGAAAAGGTCAAGGTGTCCTTGGCACCTGGGGAAAAGTAG
- the ZNF683 gene encoding tissue-resident T-cell transcription regulator protein ZNF683 isoform X2, whose translation MKWESAPERHCRHKAKPLGSIGSSLSSSLDSQLCQGDQVFSACRPLSDTVDARGSSCASWLCPSPLAPARSALLTCCQGLDLYLCTLQPTPLGTAGQSLRSDVLSTKHQPPGPKAGSIDDEKLKAKYPASRDKRESGQIRAGEGALCSSFSPPSGSSPTPCWNRKSPSPLAVCPCPLPTPISKELPFCLHPISPVYPLLLPPYPCTYGALPSVQCPPLVMLPSGSSYPTMAVPSLLMKVNEPGHPTAQRDIPYPYPGASPASGQIQPSQARNRDPGAARTYSPGPKSTGRVAAARRAPAGSRPGTTALPYLLKKENGKTLYECNVCSKNFGQLSNLKVHLRVHSGERPFQCALCQKSFTQLAHLQKHHLVHTGERPYECLMCHKRFSNSSNLKTHLRLHSGARPFQCSVCPRRFTQHVHLKLHHRLHVARPCGYLSLASLACFARWHQEALDLVALPSERQTGWDSEKVKVSLAPGEK comes from the exons ATGAAGTGGGAATCTGCTCCAGAACGACATTGCCGCCACAAGGCTAAGCCTCTGGGGAGTATAGGGAGCTCTCTGTCCTCCAGCTTGGATTCACAGCTCTGCCAAGGCGACCAG GTCTTCTCAGCTTGCAGGCCACTCTCTGACACAGTGGATGCCCGTGGCTCATCCTGTGCCAGCTGGctgtgcccctcacccctggCACCAGCCAGGTCTGCCTTGCTGACCTGTTGCCAAGGCCTGGACCTATACCTGTGCACCCTACAGCCCACACCATTGGGCACAGCCGGGCAGAGTCTCAGAAGTGATGTCTTGAGCACAA AGCACCAGCCACCAGGGCCGAAGGCCGGCTCCATTGATGATGAGAAACTCAAGGCCAAGTACCCTGCGAGCAGGGACAAGAGGGAAAGCGGGCAGATAAGAGCTGGCGAGGGGGCCCTCTGCTCATCCTTCTCTCCTCCCAGCGGCTCTTCCCCGACCCCCTGCTGGAACAGAAAGAGCCCCAGCCCTTTAGCagtctgcccctgccctctgcccactcccATCTCCAAAGAGCTCCCATTCTGCCTCCACCCCATCTCTCCTGTATATCCACTTCTGCTTCCTCCTTACCCCTGCACCTATGGGGCCCTACCTTCTGTCCAATGTCCCCCCCTCGTCATGCTGCCCTCAGGCTCCTCCTACCCCACCATGGCTGTGCCCAGTTTGCTGATGAAAGTCAATGAACCCGGGCACCCCACTGCCCAGAGGGACATCCCGTATCCTTACCCAGGagcctccccagcctctggccaAATCCAGCCTTCCCAGGCCAGGAATCGAGATCCTGGAGCTGCCAGGACCTACTCCCCAGGGCCAAAGAGCACTGGCAGGGTGGCTGCAGCCAGGCGGGCCCCAGCAGGCTCCCGGCCGGGCACCACAGCGCTGCCTTACCTGCTGAAGAAGGAGAACGGAAAAACCCTGTACGAGTGCAACGTGTGCAGCAAGAACTTCGGGCAGCTTTCCAACCTCAAG GTCCATCTGCGTGTGCACAGTGGGGAGCGCCCATTCCAATGTGCCCTGTGCCAGAAGAGCTTCACTCAGCTCGCCCACCTGCAGAAGCACCACTTGGTGCATACTGGGGAGCGGCCCTATGAGTGCCTG ATGTGCCACAAACGCTTCAGCAACTCCAGCAACCTCAAGACCCACCTGCGCCTGCACTCGGGGGCCCGGCCCTTCCAGTGCAGTGTTTGTCCACGTCGCTTCACCCAGCACGTTCACCTGAAGCTGCATCATCGCCTGCATGTCGCACGGCCTTGTGGCTACCTGTCCCTGGCATCTCTTGCCTGCTTTGCCCGATGGCACCAGGAAGCACTGGATCTTGTGGCACTGCCATCGGAGAGGCAGACGGGTTGGGATTCAGAAAAGGTCAAGGTGTCCTTGGCACCTGGGGAAAAGTAG